A DNA window from Ornithobacterium rhinotracheale DSM 15997 contains the following coding sequences:
- a CDS encoding bifunctional GNAT family N-acetyltransferase/carbon-nitrogen hydrolase family protein: MKNDNIVENIELHYLTVEDYPQLLTAMQESYQSMPHLVWEKKQIKKLIKIFPEGQVALKVNNEIAGVALSIIVPGKKVDKHHTFNSITGNETFSTHDADGNVLYGIEIFVHPKFRGMKLGRRLYEYRQELCEKLNLKGIAFGGRMPGYHKYSEEMTPKEYIEKVSHKEIHDPVLSFQMANDFRPTRILRNYLPDDKLSVKNAILMEWDNIYYEGKDKEETMPTSNKTVVRLGLVQWQMRPYKNFEEVMEQAEYFINTLSGYRSDFALFPEYFNAPLMAEFNHLSEAEAIRSLAKYTPQVRERFSELAVNYNINIITGSMPEIVEDELYNIGYLCRRDGSVERYEKLHVTPDEEKAWGLVGGTQLKAFDTDCGKIGILICYDSEFPELSRLLADDGMNILFVPFLTDTQNGYSRVRHCAQARAIENECYVAIAGSVGNLPKVHNMDIQYSQSMVFTPCDFAFPADGVKAAATPNTEMILVVDVNLDLLLELHEQGSVKNLKDRRKDLYILRRKS, translated from the coding sequence ATGAAAAACGACAATATAGTAGAGAATATTGAATTACATTATTTAACGGTGGAAGATTATCCACAACTTTTGACTGCGATGCAGGAATCTTATCAAAGCATGCCTCATCTAGTTTGGGAGAAAAAACAAATCAAAAAGTTGATTAAAATCTTCCCTGAAGGGCAAGTGGCGTTGAAGGTGAACAATGAAATTGCTGGTGTGGCTCTTTCGATCATTGTTCCAGGAAAAAAAGTGGATAAACACCATACTTTTAATTCAATTACGGGAAACGAAACTTTCTCTACACACGATGCAGACGGAAATGTTCTATACGGAATCGAGATTTTTGTACACCCAAAATTTAGGGGCATGAAACTCGGGCGAAGATTATACGAATACCGCCAAGAATTATGCGAAAAATTGAATTTAAAGGGAATTGCCTTTGGAGGAAGAATGCCTGGCTATCACAAATATTCTGAGGAAATGACGCCAAAGGAATACATCGAAAAAGTGAGCCACAAGGAGATCCACGATCCTGTGCTTTCGTTCCAAATGGCAAACGATTTCAGACCAACTCGTATTTTGAGAAACTATCTTCCTGATGATAAACTTTCGGTAAAAAATGCCATCTTAATGGAATGGGACAACATTTATTACGAGGGAAAAGACAAGGAAGAAACCATGCCTACTTCTAACAAAACAGTAGTGCGTTTAGGCTTAGTGCAGTGGCAAATGCGCCCGTACAAAAACTTTGAAGAAGTAATGGAACAAGCCGAATACTTCATCAATACGCTTTCGGGCTACCGAAGTGATTTTGCACTATTTCCAGAATATTTTAACGCACCATTGATGGCTGAGTTCAACCATTTGAGCGAGGCAGAAGCGATTCGTTCTTTGGCTAAATATACACCGCAAGTGCGCGAGAGATTTTCGGAATTGGCAGTAAATTACAACATCAATATCATCACGGGAAGTATGCCAGAAATCGTGGAAGATGAGCTTTATAACATCGGGTATCTATGCCGCAGAGATGGCTCGGTGGAGCGTTACGAAAAACTGCATGTTACGCCAGACGAGGAAAAAGCTTGGGGACTTGTGGGCGGAACGCAGCTCAAAGCCTTTGACACAGATTGTGGCAAAATCGGAATTTTGATTTGCTACGATTCCGAGTTTCCAGAATTGAGCCGCCTACTTGCCGACGACGGAATGAATATTCTTTTTGTGCCTTTCTTAACCGATACGCAAAACGGATATTCTCGTGTAAGACATTGTGCCCAAGCCCGCGCCATCGAAAACGAATGCTATGTCGCTATTGCGGGAAGTGTAGGAAACTTGCCAAAGGTGCATAACATGGACATTCAATACTCGCAGTCTATGGTGTTCACACCATGTGATTTTGCCTTTCCTGCCGATGGTGTAAAAGCTGCCGCTACACCAAACACAGAGATGATTCTCGTGGTAGATGTCAATTTAGATTTATTGCTTGAATTGCACGAGCAAGGTAGCGTGAAAAACTTAAAAGACAGAAGAAAAGATTTATATATCCTAAGAAGAAAATCTTAA
- a CDS encoding imelysin family protein: MKKLFLLSLASILLSACSSSDSRKDSGPSTCEQCIKEFNRKATLTHWADDIIIPNYKTYNQSIIQLKTETEAFVQSPSTENLAKLKNALSQTYLLWQTVAPFEMGKAKAVDLRFYTNIYPTNVTRIEQNIQSQNLNLKLPDTNTQQGLPALDYLVNGVADSPEKIVEKYQDDKYKKYLVAVVDRLQQITQLVVDDWDTSYRGKFIQNDGNSAVSSINVLANDYLLYYEKYMRNGKVRFPSGAATGKAYPNDVESRYNPQLSFPLLIKSLETMQNFFNGRRFVDQPVGLGFRTYLDKYHKVTGGKDIAQAINSKFDEAINYTKKISEHATEYELIKTNNKAMLELHDIIQSNIINLKVDMFQAMGVSVQYVDGDGD, translated from the coding sequence ATGAAAAAATTATTTTTATTAAGTTTAGCAAGTATTTTACTTTCAGCTTGTTCCTCTTCAGATAGCCGAAAGGATTCGGGACCTTCCACATGTGAGCAATGCATAAAAGAATTTAATAGAAAAGCAACACTTACGCATTGGGCTGATGATATCATTATTCCAAATTATAAGACATACAATCAGTCCATTATTCAGCTTAAAACAGAAACGGAGGCTTTTGTACAATCGCCTTCTACCGAGAATTTGGCAAAACTCAAAAATGCGTTGAGCCAAACTTATTTACTTTGGCAAACAGTGGCTCCGTTTGAAATGGGCAAAGCCAAAGCTGTGGATTTAAGATTTTATACCAATATTTATCCCACCAATGTTACTAGGATTGAGCAAAATATACAAAGCCAAAATCTTAACTTAAAATTGCCAGATACCAACACACAGCAAGGGCTTCCTGCATTGGACTATTTAGTAAACGGAGTGGCAGACTCTCCAGAGAAAATTGTAGAAAAATACCAAGATGATAAGTATAAAAAATACTTGGTAGCTGTTGTGGATAGATTGCAACAAATTACGCAACTAGTTGTAGATGATTGGGATACCTCTTATCGAGGGAAATTTATCCAAAACGATGGAAATTCGGCGGTATCTTCTATCAATGTTTTAGCCAATGATTATTTACTTTATTATGAGAAATATATGCGAAACGGAAAAGTGCGTTTCCCATCTGGTGCCGCAACAGGAAAGGCTTATCCCAATGATGTGGAATCTCGCTACAATCCGCAACTTTCGTTTCCTTTGCTCATAAAATCGCTAGAAACCATGCAAAACTTCTTCAACGGAAGACGCTTTGTAGATCAGCCAGTTGGCTTAGGATTTAGAACTTATCTAGATAAATACCATAAAGTAACAGGAGGTAAAGATATAGCACAAGCCATCAATTCAAAATTTGATGAAGCCATCAATTATACAAAGAAAATAAGCGAACATGCCACAGAGTATGAGTTGATAAAAACGAATAACAAAGCCATGCTAGAGTTGCATGACATTATCCAATCAAATATAATTAATCTAAAAGTGGATATGTTCCAAGCAATGGGTGTTTCTGTGCAATATGTAGATGGAGACGGGGATTAA
- a CDS encoding HTTM domain-containing protein → MFVKVKNYLAQNTSAAPLSVFRMIFGTMMFASIIRFWHNGWIEDFYIKPRFFFSYYGFEWVKPLGIYTYVLFAICALAALGIALGYKYRFSAILFFLSFTYTELMDKTTYLNHYYFISLMAFLMIFLPANAYFSVDAYLKKSEKKYIPRWTIFSVQFMLSIVYFYAGLAKLNSDWLFNAMPLKIWLPPHHEMPIVGELFSQTWFLYFMSWGGAIYDLAIPFLLFNRKTRFIGFLFVLFFHIFTRILFPIGMFPFIMIGSTLIFFDAKYHQRFIDFLRKILRKLNFKKIATSEVPYKYPAFLNRPIQVLFVLFFIVQIVFPFRYLLYPGELFWTEEGFRFSWRVMLMEKAGYTSFIIKDKNSDRRTIVEARDYLTPFQEKQMSFQPDFIIEFAQYLAQEFKKRGYENPQVFAQSYVALNGRGSVQYIDPTVDLAQEKDSWKHKTFILPFNHEIKGL, encoded by the coding sequence ATGTTCGTTAAAGTTAAAAATTATTTAGCGCAAAATACCTCTGCTGCTCCACTCAGCGTCTTTAGAATGATTTTCGGGACGATGATGTTTGCCAGCATCATTCGTTTTTGGCACAATGGCTGGATCGAGGATTTTTACATTAAGCCCAGATTTTTCTTTTCCTACTATGGATTTGAATGGGTAAAGCCTTTAGGCATATATACTTATGTGCTTTTTGCCATTTGTGCATTGGCAGCATTGGGCATTGCATTGGGCTATAAATATCGATTTTCAGCGATTTTGTTTTTTCTGTCGTTTACCTACACCGAGCTGATGGATAAAACCACTTATCTCAATCATTATTATTTCATTAGTTTAATGGCATTTTTAATGATTTTTTTGCCCGCCAATGCGTATTTTTCGGTAGATGCCTATCTCAAGAAATCGGAGAAAAAATACATTCCGCGATGGACGATTTTTTCGGTGCAGTTTATGCTGAGTATCGTTTATTTTTATGCAGGTTTGGCAAAACTAAATTCAGATTGGTTGTTCAATGCCATGCCACTTAAAATCTGGTTGCCACCACACCACGAAATGCCAATTGTGGGCGAATTATTTTCGCAAACATGGTTTCTGTACTTTATGTCTTGGGGTGGAGCGATTTATGATTTAGCCATTCCGTTTTTATTGTTTAATAGAAAAACGAGATTTATAGGATTTTTATTCGTTTTATTCTTTCATATTTTTACACGAATTTTATTCCCAATCGGGATGTTCCCGTTCATCATGATAGGTTCTACACTTATCTTTTTTGATGCCAAATATCACCAGCGATTCATTGATTTTCTGAGAAAAATCCTTCGAAAATTGAATTTTAAAAAGATTGCAACAAGCGAAGTTCCATATAAATATCCCGCATTTTTAAATCGCCCGATTCAAGTGCTTTTTGTGCTATTTTTTATCGTGCAAATTGTTTTTCCGTTTAGATATTTATTGTATCCAGGCGAATTGTTTTGGACAGAGGAGGGATTCCGATTTTCGTGGCGAGTGATGTTGATGGAAAAAGCGGGCTACACTTCATTTATCATTAAAGATAAAAATTCAGACAGAAGAACGATTGTAGAGGCGAGAGATTACCTCACGCCGTTTCAAGAAAAGCAAATGTCGTTTCAGCCCGATTTTATCATTGAATTTGCACAATATTTAGCCCAAGAATTTAAGAAAAGAGGTTACGAAAATCCGCAAGTTTTTGCACAAAGTTATGTCGCGCTCAACGGGCGTGGAAGTGTGCAGTATATTGATCCTACGGTGGATTTAGCCCAAGAAAAAGATTCTTGGAAACATAAAACATTTATTTTACCATTTAATCATGAAATCAAAGGTTTATAG
- a CDS encoding TonB-dependent receptor family protein, whose product MKSKVYSIFSLLICLPISAQIQSKEKAKKDSIETINLNQVEAQAHRKKAFTLRHMKEVEGTSILAGKKTEVVLVDQKTANLATNNARQVYNQVVGLNIYDYNDGGLQLGIGGRGLDPNRTANFNTRQNGYDISADVLGYPESYYTPPTEALQEVQIIRGAASLQYGTQFGGMINFKFKEPTSRKKILLNSRQTIGSYNLFTSFNSLEGTLGKFSYYTFYNHKQGDGFRPNSNFNSNNAFGAFKYQFNENTSVKFEYTYFHYLAQQAGGLTDKMFYENPTFSNRSRNWFEVDWNLFNLNFHHKFSEKTAFDLNTFGLKADRKTVGFRVQRVGQPDNPNEARDLIVGDFVNWGAEARLLTKYNFFNKENVLLVGAKYYQSRNKSRQGPGTKGADADFNFDTKTSPDYPHQSDFTYPNLNLAVFGENIFRITPKFSITPGIRFEYIDTQADGAFRYVLKNLAGIVIQNDLIKDDIDYKRSLVLLGIGASYKPTDFLEVYGNLSQNYRSVTFSDLHTTNPSFEVDKNIKDENGFTADLGFRGNFNRFISYDTNIFGLWYLDKIGNYIRPADAKSVRANVGDAIIYGLEFFAEADFLRAFRVANRSLMFTGFVNSSFSESKYIRSKIVGVEGKRVQFNPQVNLKTGINFGYKNFLAALQYMYVSEQFSDDSNSPQLKQEDTYGIRGAIPAYGIMDFSASYTYKRYKLEAGINNLLNDYYFVRRATGYPGPGIIPSDPRTFYVTFGFKL is encoded by the coding sequence ATGAAATCAAAGGTTTATAGTATATTTTCTTTGTTGATTTGTTTGCCCATTTCGGCACAAATTCAGTCCAAAGAAAAAGCAAAAAAGGATAGTATTGAAACCATTAATCTAAACCAAGTGGAGGCGCAGGCGCACCGCAAAAAGGCTTTCACGCTCAGGCACATGAAAGAGGTGGAGGGAACCTCTATCCTCGCAGGGAAAAAGACCGAAGTGGTGCTTGTGGATCAAAAAACAGCAAACCTTGCAACCAATAATGCACGCCAAGTGTATAACCAAGTGGTGGGGCTCAATATTTATGATTACAACGATGGTGGGTTGCAGCTCGGAATTGGAGGGCGCGGACTGGATCCCAACCGAACTGCCAATTTTAATACAAGACAAAATGGCTACGACATCAGTGCCGATGTGTTGGGCTATCCCGAAAGCTACTACACGCCGCCCACAGAGGCATTGCAAGAGGTGCAAATCATTCGTGGAGCGGCATCTTTGCAATACGGAACGCAGTTTGGTGGAATGATTAATTTTAAATTTAAAGAACCCACCTCACGCAAAAAGATTTTGCTCAATTCAAGACAAACGATAGGTTCGTATAATTTATTTACCTCGTTCAATAGTTTGGAGGGCACGCTGGGTAAATTTTCTTATTATACTTTTTACAATCACAAACAAGGCGATGGGTTTCGTCCTAATTCTAATTTTAATTCCAATAATGCCTTTGGTGCATTTAAATATCAATTTAACGAAAATACGAGTGTAAAGTTTGAATACACTTATTTCCATTATTTAGCACAACAAGCGGGCGGGCTCACCGATAAAATGTTTTACGAGAATCCCACATTTAGCAATCGTTCCAGAAACTGGTTTGAGGTAGATTGGAATTTATTTAATTTAAATTTTCATCATAAATTTAGCGAGAAAACAGCTTTTGACCTTAATACCTTTGGGCTAAAGGCGGATAGAAAAACAGTGGGATTCCGAGTGCAACGCGTGGGGCAACCAGATAATCCTAATGAGGCGAGAGATTTAATCGTGGGCGATTTTGTGAACTGGGGAGCGGAAGCAAGATTATTGACAAAATATAATTTCTTTAATAAAGAAAATGTGCTACTCGTGGGGGCAAAATACTACCAATCACGCAACAAGTCGCGCCAAGGACCTGGGACAAAAGGAGCCGACGCCGATTTCAATTTTGATACAAAAACTTCGCCCGATTATCCGCACCAGAGCGATTTCACTTATCCGAATTTGAATTTAGCCGTTTTTGGAGAAAATATTTTTAGAATCACGCCTAAATTTTCCATCACACCAGGAATTAGATTTGAATACATTGATACGCAGGCTGATGGTGCATTTCGCTATGTGTTGAAAAATTTGGCAGGAATTGTTATCCAAAACGATTTGATAAAAGACGATATTGATTACAAAAGAAGTTTGGTACTTTTGGGAATAGGAGCCAGCTATAAACCCACCGATTTCTTGGAAGTGTATGGAAACCTGTCTCAAAACTATCGTTCTGTGACATTCAGTGATTTGCATACCACCAATCCTTCGTTTGAAGTGGACAAAAACATCAAAGACGAAAACGGATTTACGGCAGATTTAGGCTTCAGAGGAAACTTCAATCGATTTATTTCTTATGATACCAATATTTTTGGATTGTGGTATCTAGATAAAATAGGGAATTACATACGCCCAGCAGATGCCAAAAGCGTGAGGGCAAATGTGGGAGATGCCATTATTTATGGTTTGGAGTTTTTTGCCGAGGCAGATTTTTTGAGAGCCTTTAGAGTAGCCAATCGCTCGCTCATGTTTACAGGCTTTGTAAATTCATCTTTTTCTGAATCTAAATACATTAGATCAAAAATCGTTGGGGTAGAAGGGAAGCGAGTGCAATTTAATCCACAAGTAAATTTAAAAACGGGAATCAATTTTGGGTATAAAAATTTCCTAGCCGCATTGCAGTACATGTATGTTTCGGAGCAGTTTTCAGACGATAGCAACTCGCCACAGCTCAAGCAAGAAGACACTTACGGAATCCGTGGGGCAATCCCTGCCTATGGCATTATGGATTTTTCTGCCTCGTACACCTATAAGCGATATAAACTCGAGGCGGGAATCAACAATTTGCTTAATGATTATTATTTTGTGCGTCGTGCCACGGGCTATCCAGGACCAGGGATTATCCCATCAGACCCGCGTACTTTTTATGTAACTTTTGGGTTTAAATTATAA
- a CDS encoding type II toxin-antitoxin system Phd/YefM family antitoxin produces MLVTNISEFRKDLKSYLNKVAKNFETLIINRGKESAIVVLSLDEYNSLMATNYELSSRKNEQRLDAAIAKLKSGESFEKTLIED; encoded by the coding sequence ATGCTAGTTACCAATATTTCAGAATTTAGAAAAGATTTAAAATCCTATTTAAACAAGGTTGCAAAAAACTTTGAAACCTTAATCATTAATCGTGGAAAAGAATCTGCAATCGTGGTTTTGTCGCTTGATGAGTATAATTCTTTGATGGCGACAAATTATGAACTGTCTTCTCGCAAAAACGAACAGCGTCTAGATGCTGCAATAGCAAAATTGAAATCAGGAGAATCATTTGAGAAAACACTGATTGAAGATTAA
- a CDS encoding Txe/YoeB family addiction module toxin: protein MKYIFVDESWEDYLYWQKDDKRKLKRINALLKDISRTPFEGIGKPEPLKHKYSGFWSRRIDDEHCLIYRYEEDKILIAKCRFHYD, encoded by the coding sequence ATGAAATATATTTTTGTAGATGAATCTTGGGAAGATTATCTATATTGGCAAAAAGACGATAAACGAAAGCTTAAAAGAATCAATGCTTTGTTGAAAGATATTTCGCGCACGCCTTTTGAAGGTATTGGCAAACCTGAGCCATTAAAACATAAATATTCAGGATTTTGGTCACGCAGAATTGATGATGAACATTGTTTAATTTACCGTTACGAAGAAGATAAAATCCTGATTGCCAAATGTAGATTTCATTATGATTAA
- a CDS encoding chaperone modulator CbpM: MEIKYIKISDYCKNTQIERTFISDLQDEGILVLQQVDNEYCIEEDMLEELEKYSRWHYDLGVNLAGIDAMRHMLQRMQQMEREIQSLKNSLRFFDKD, translated from the coding sequence ATGGAAATAAAATATATCAAAATATCTGATTATTGTAAGAACACGCAGATTGAGCGTACTTTCATCAGCGATCTGCAGGACGAGGGAATTCTCGTTTTGCAACAGGTGGACAATGAGTATTGTATTGAAGAGGATATGCTAGAAGAGCTTGAAAAATACAGTCGCTGGCATTATGATTTGGGCGTGAACCTTGCAGGAATCGATGCGATGCGCCACATGCTACAAAGAATGCAACAAATGGAACGAGAAATTCAATCGTTGAAAAACTCGTTGCGATTTTTTGACAAAGACTAA
- a CDS encoding DnaJ C-terminal domain-containing protein, whose translation MAYIDYYQILGVDKNASEADIKKAYRKLARKYHPDLNPNDKEAQQKFQQLNEANEVLSNPENRKKYDEYGENWKHAEEIEKMRQQQQAYGGGNPFGGGQAWSESYDGNFEEGNFSDFFSDLFGSRAGGSAHFGRGSRTRKFRGQDLSAELQLSMRDVYTTHKRELNVNGKKIRITIPAGVEDGQKIKLKGYGGEGVNGGPKGDLYITFNIAQDPEFKRQGNDLHKTQKLDLYTAVLGGEILVKTFDGEVKLKVKPGTQNDSKVKLKGKGFPKYKKAGEFGDLIINYQVEIPTQLSDEQKELFEKLAKL comes from the coding sequence ATGGCATATATAGATTATTATCAAATACTAGGGGTGGACAAAAATGCCAGCGAAGCCGACATCAAAAAAGCTTATCGCAAATTGGCAAGAAAATACCACCCAGACTTGAACCCAAACGATAAGGAGGCTCAACAAAAATTCCAGCAACTGAACGAGGCTAACGAGGTGCTGAGCAATCCTGAAAATCGTAAGAAATATGATGAGTATGGCGAAAATTGGAAACACGCTGAGGAGATAGAAAAAATGAGACAGCAACAGCAAGCCTATGGCGGTGGCAATCCGTTTGGTGGTGGGCAAGCTTGGAGCGAATCCTATGACGGAAATTTTGAAGAAGGTAATTTCTCTGACTTCTTCAGCGATTTATTTGGCAGTCGTGCTGGTGGTAGTGCACATTTTGGCAGAGGTAGCCGTACAAGAAAATTCCGAGGACAGGATCTTTCTGCTGAACTGCAGCTTAGCATGCGAGATGTCTACACTACGCACAAACGCGAGCTGAATGTGAATGGTAAAAAAATCAGAATTACAATTCCTGCAGGTGTAGAAGATGGGCAAAAAATTAAGCTAAAAGGCTACGGCGGCGAAGGCGTGAATGGCGGACCAAAAGGAGATTTGTACATTACCTTTAACATTGCGCAAGATCCCGAGTTTAAACGCCAAGGCAATGATTTGCACAAAACTCAAAAATTGGATTTATACACCGCTGTTTTAGGCGGAGAAATCTTGGTTAAAACTTTTGATGGCGAAGTGAAATTAAAAGTAAAACCAGGCACACAAAACGATAGCAAAGTAAAATTGAAAGGAAAAGGTTTCCCTAAATACAAAAAGGCAGGAGAATTTGGTGATTTAATCATCAATTACCAAGTGGAAATTCCTACGCAATTAAGCGATGAACAAAAAGAATTGTTTGAAAAACTAGCTAAACTTTAA
- the mazG gene encoding nucleoside triphosphate pyrophosphohydrolase produces MHTREEKMQAFGRLLDILDDLREKCPWDRKQTLLSLRHLTLEEVYELGDAILNNDLPELKKEIGDVMLHLIFYAKIAEEQKAFDIADAIHAECEKLIFRHPHIYGDVQVQDEEEVKRNWEKLKLKEGNRSVLAGVPKGLPAMVKAYRIQDKVKGIGFDFPTPEEAFSKIEEEIAEFKAETDKQKQEDELGDVLFSIINYARQIGINPENALERTNQKFINRFQKMENLAENEKVNLSDLSIEQLDLLWEKAKKEQNQ; encoded by the coding sequence ATGCACACTAGAGAAGAAAAAATGCAAGCTTTCGGGCGATTGCTCGATATTTTAGACGATTTAAGAGAAAAATGCCCTTGGGATAGAAAACAAACCTTGCTCAGCCTACGCCATCTCACACTAGAAGAGGTTTACGAATTAGGCGATGCTATTTTAAACAACGATCTCCCTGAGCTTAAAAAAGAAATCGGCGATGTGATGTTGCACCTCATCTTTTACGCCAAAATCGCCGAGGAGCAAAAGGCTTTTGATATTGCAGATGCCATACATGCCGAATGCGAAAAATTGATTTTCCGCCATCCGCATATTTATGGTGATGTGCAAGTGCAAGACGAGGAAGAAGTAAAACGAAATTGGGAAAAACTAAAACTAAAAGAAGGTAATCGTTCTGTACTGGCAGGTGTCCCTAAAGGTTTGCCCGCTATGGTGAAAGCCTACCGCATTCAGGATAAGGTAAAAGGCATTGGCTTTGATTTCCCTACACCCGAGGAGGCTTTCAGCAAAATAGAAGAAGAAATTGCAGAGTTTAAGGCCGAGACTGACAAGCAAAAGCAAGAAGACGAGCTGGGCGATGTGCTTTTTTCAATTATAAATTATGCCCGCCAAATAGGGATCAATCCAGAGAATGCACTAGAAAGAACCAATCAGAAATTTATTAATCGTTTTCAAAAAATGGAAAATTTGGCAGAAAACGAAAAGGTAAATTTGTCAGATTTATCGATAGAACAGCTTGATTTATTGTGGGAAAAGGCAAAAAAAGAACAAAATCAATAG
- a CDS encoding DUF5606 family protein, with protein sequence MKIEKVIAISGKPGLYNLISQTKSGFIAKNLDDGKKSSIPASYNVSLLSNVAIYTHTEEVPLREVFKKIYEKENGKECISHKSPESELRAYMQEVLPEYDESRVYHSDLKKLFQWYNILLKNDLLTPEENEETENAKSEEE encoded by the coding sequence ATGAAGATAGAAAAAGTAATTGCAATCTCAGGAAAGCCAGGTTTATACAACCTAATTTCTCAAACCAAAAGTGGTTTTATTGCAAAAAACTTAGACGACGGAAAAAAATCAAGCATTCCAGCATCTTACAATGTAAGTTTGCTTAGCAATGTAGCGATTTACACCCATACAGAAGAAGTTCCATTACGCGAAGTTTTCAAAAAAATCTACGAAAAAGAAAACGGAAAAGAGTGCATAAGCCACAAATCTCCAGAGAGCGAATTGCGTGCTTATATGCAAGAGGTGCTTCCTGAATACGACGAAAGCCGTGTGTACCACTCAGATCTTAAAAAATTATTCCAATGGTACAATATTTTGCTTAAAAACGATTTATTGACTCCAGAAGAAAACGAAGAAACTGAAAACGCTAAAAGCGAAGAGGAATAA
- the def gene encoding peptide deformylase, with protein MILDIRAYGDPVLRKKCEDIDKDYPHLNELIENMFETMYTANGIGIAAPQVGLPIRLFVIDITPFAEDEEYENIAEELKTFKKVFINAHKIEETGEPWKFNEGCLSIPNVREDVARPESITLRYLDENFVEHTETFSDIFARVIQHEYDHIDGVLFTDYLSNFKKKLVSKKLDKISKGNVNVKYKMRFPK; from the coding sequence ATGATATTAGATATTCGCGCATATGGCGACCCTGTTTTAAGAAAAAAATGCGAAGACATTGATAAAGATTATCCGCACCTCAACGAGTTGATTGAAAACATGTTTGAAACCATGTACACAGCCAATGGCATCGGGATTGCAGCACCTCAAGTAGGGCTTCCGATTCGCCTTTTTGTGATTGACATTACTCCTTTTGCGGAAGATGAAGAGTACGAGAACATAGCCGAGGAGCTTAAAACTTTTAAAAAAGTATTTATCAACGCTCACAAAATCGAGGAAACTGGCGAGCCTTGGAAATTTAACGAAGGGTGTTTAAGTATCCCAAATGTGCGCGAAGATGTAGCTCGCCCAGAGAGCATTACGCTACGCTACTTAGATGAAAACTTTGTGGAGCATACCGAAACTTTTTCGGATATATTTGCGCGTGTCATTCAGCACGAATACGACCACATAGATGGTGTTTTGTTTACCGACTATTTGAGCAATTTTAAGAAAAAATTGGTGAGCAAAAAACTGGATAAAATCAGCAAAGGGAATGTAAATGTAAAATATAAGATGCGTTTTCCGAAATAA
- the ruvX gene encoding Holliday junction resolvase RuvX: MRILAIDYGKVKTGLAVTDPLRIIASALDTVPTKDLMPYLEKYFATEPVSDVVIGLPMRAHGVPGEIEEDIQIFIQDFQKKYPKINIHREDESYTSIRAAEAIFMSGAKKKKRRDKTIIDRVSATLILQSFMERNG; encoded by the coding sequence TTGCGAATTTTAGCCATAGATTACGGAAAAGTAAAAACGGGACTCGCCGTAACAGATCCCCTGCGCATCATTGCCTCGGCATTGGACACAGTGCCTACCAAGGATTTGATGCCGTATCTTGAAAAATATTTTGCGACCGAGCCCGTGAGCGATGTGGTGATAGGTTTGCCAATGCGTGCACACGGCGTGCCTGGAGAAATTGAAGAAGACATTCAGATTTTCATTCAAGATTTTCAGAAAAAATACCCGAAAATCAATATTCACAGAGAAGATGAATCCTACACCTCCATACGAGCGGCAGAAGCGATTTTTATGAGCGGCGCAAAAAAGAAAAAACGACGAGACAAAACCATCATCGATCGCGTGAGTGCCACATTGATTTTGCAATCTTTCATGGAACGAAACGGCTAA
- a CDS encoding ATP-dependent Clp protease adaptor ClpS — protein sequence MTQNPYFNTQTETLEDIAVLTETENAYRIILHNDDVNTFDWVIECLVKICQHTPIQAEQCAMIVHYSGKCDVKSGDKDTLIPMCSALLDSGLSAEIV from the coding sequence ATGACACAGAATCCATATTTTAACACACAAACCGAAACATTAGAAGACATCGCGGTGCTTACCGAAACCGAGAATGCTTACCGTATCATTCTGCACAATGATGATGTAAACACCTTTGATTGGGTGATTGAATGCTTGGTCAAAATCTGCCAGCACACGCCTATTCAAGCGGAACAGTGTGCTATGATTGTGCACTACTCTGGCAAGTGCGATGTGAAATCTGGTGACAAAGATACACTTATCCCGATGTGTTCTGCCTTGCTAGATAGCGGACTTTCGGCGGAGATTGTTTAG